A single genomic interval of Selenobaculum gibii harbors:
- the cobJ gene encoding precorrin-3B C(17)-methyltransferase, translating to MTPKALAAITDANVIVGYNTYIKLIEKILAEKKVIGTAMMQEIERCKLAVQAAVNGENVAVISSGDSGIYGMAGLILELVMQQEKSLRPEVKIIPGISAVNASAAILGAPLMHDFAVLSLSDLLTPWELIKKRAELIAQGDFVVALYNPKSIKRVNQIQEIREIMLKYKAPTTPVGIVHSATREEEAAILSDLEHFTQEHIDMFSLVIIGNSKTYIEDQYMITPRGYQL from the coding sequence ATGACACCAAAAGCACTAGCGGCAATAACTGATGCGAATGTGATCGTAGGCTATAATACGTATATAAAGTTAATTGAAAAAATATTAGCTGAAAAAAAAGTAATTGGAACTGCAATGATGCAAGAAATTGAACGCTGTAAATTAGCTGTTCAGGCAGCTGTTAATGGTGAAAACGTAGCTGTAATTTCCAGCGGCGATTCTGGGATTTATGGCATGGCTGGTTTGATTTTGGAACTCGTCATGCAGCAAGAAAAATCCTTACGTCCAGAAGTTAAAATTATTCCTGGAATAAGTGCAGTAAATGCTTCCGCAGCTATTTTAGGCGCTCCATTGATGCATGATTTTGCAGTACTCAGCTTAAGTGATCTGCTTACACCGTGGGAATTAATCAAAAAACGAGCGGAATTGATTGCTCAAGGTGATTTTGTCGTTGCTTTATACAATCCTAAAAGTATTAAACGCGTAAATCAAATCCAAGAAATTCGTGAAATTATGTTAAAGTATAAAGCACCGACAACGCCAGTTGGCATCGTTCATAGTGCAACGCGCGAAGAAGAAGCGGCGATATTATCCGATTTAGAGCATTTTACCCAAGAGCATATTGATATGTTCTCCCTGGTTATTATTGGGAACAGCAAGACGTACATAGAAGATCAATATATGATAACACCTAGAGGTTATCAATTATGA
- the cobD gene encoding threonine-phosphate decarboxylase CobD, translated as MDQDKFIHGGNIHSFLRKTSAEAKVLDFSANINPLGLSFQVKNTILNSIAEIIHYPDPACYSLKKTIAEFYQINKKKIIIGNGAVELLYILCHVLRPKQALILAPSFSEYERAARAAHSKINYFYLSEQDNFLFPTETLIKKLKNIDLCFIGNPNNPTGNLLTIEEIEKILIAAKKENCYIVLDESFIDFVKNDSLYTARSLLDKFENLILLQSLTKFYAIPGLRLGFAAMSEQLIKKLELAKDPWNVNVLAQKAGIAGLKDIEYQIKTKQFVQKSKDSFFHQLANISNLKIYNPSVNFILLKILNETMEAQHLKTLLMKKNILIRDCSNYPGLNNFFVRIAVKSEAENQILLREIKTIFEARR; from the coding sequence ATGGACCAAGATAAATTTATTCATGGTGGAAATATACATAGTTTTTTGCGAAAAACTTCTGCTGAAGCAAAAGTTTTAGACTTTAGTGCCAATATTAATCCGCTTGGATTATCGTTCCAGGTTAAAAATACAATTCTAAATTCGATTGCAGAAATCATTCACTATCCTGATCCTGCATGTTATTCTTTAAAAAAGACTATTGCAGAGTTTTATCAGATCAATAAGAAAAAAATCATTATAGGTAATGGAGCTGTTGAATTATTATACATATTATGTCATGTGCTTCGACCGAAACAAGCCCTTATTCTTGCGCCCTCATTTTCGGAATATGAGCGAGCAGCTCGTGCAGCTCATTCGAAAATTAACTATTTTTATTTATCCGAACAAGATAATTTTTTATTTCCGACAGAAACACTAATAAAAAAATTGAAAAATATAGACCTATGTTTTATTGGTAATCCCAATAATCCAACTGGAAATTTACTCACAATAGAAGAAATTGAAAAAATCCTTATCGCTGCGAAAAAAGAAAATTGCTACATTGTTTTAGATGAATCTTTTATAGATTTTGTTAAAAATGATTCACTGTACACAGCTAGGTCACTGCTTGATAAATTTGAAAATTTAATTCTTCTACAGTCTTTAACCAAATTTTATGCAATTCCAGGCTTGCGTTTGGGCTTTGCTGCAATGTCAGAGCAACTGATAAAAAAGTTAGAATTAGCAAAAGATCCTTGGAATGTAAACGTTTTGGCACAAAAAGCTGGCATTGCAGGTTTAAAAGATATAGAGTATCAAATAAAAACAAAGCAATTCGTGCAAAAATCTAAAGATTCTTTTTTTCATCAATTAGCTAATATTTCGAATTTAAAAATTTATAATCCGTCGGTAAATTTTATTCTATTAAAAATTTTAAATGAAACCATGGAAGCACAGCATTTGAAAACTTTACTTATGAAAAAGAATATATTGATTAGAGATTGCAGCAATTATCCTGGACTAAATAATTTTTTTGTCCGTATAGCTGTAAAATCAGAGGCAGAAAATCAGATTTTATTAAGAGAAATAAAAACTATTTTTGAGGCTAGGAGGTAG
- a CDS encoding precorrin-8X methylmutase, giving the protein MNFITIPSEIERRSMEIIAPYLKEYHLSEEEIKVYSRIIHASGDPEYAPIIKIHQDAISKAKAALLNGADIYTDVEMVRTGINKKRLAEYGGQVHCLIADPEVAKKAKEEGITRSMAAVRSFGKALNGSIVAIGNAPTALFEILHLMQQEEIYPALIIGVPVGFVGAAESKEHLMETSPVPYITVRGNKGGSPIAAAITNAILYML; this is encoded by the coding sequence ATGAATTTTATTACAATTCCTTCAGAAATAGAGCGTCGTAGTATGGAAATTATTGCTCCATATTTAAAAGAGTATCATTTGTCCGAAGAAGAAATAAAGGTGTATTCCCGTATTATCCATGCTTCAGGTGATCCAGAATATGCGCCAATTATAAAAATTCATCAAGATGCAATTTCCAAGGCAAAAGCGGCGCTATTAAATGGAGCTGATATTTATACTGATGTTGAGATGGTAAGGACAGGAATAAACAAAAAGCGTTTAGCTGAATATGGTGGACAAGTTCATTGTCTGATCGCTGATCCAGAAGTAGCGAAAAAAGCAAAAGAAGAGGGAATTACTCGCTCTATGGCTGCTGTACGCTCTTTTGGAAAAGCTTTAAACGGCTCTATTGTAGCAATTGGTAATGCCCCGACGGCGTTATTTGAAATTTTACATTTAATGCAACAAGAAGAAATTTATCCGGCGCTTATTATCGGTGTGCCGGTTGGCTTTGTTGGTGCTGCTGAATCTAAAGAGCATTTAATGGAAACTTCACCTGTACCATATATCACCGTTCGTGGAAATAAAGGCGGCAGTCCGATTGCAGCTGCGATTACAAATGCAATTTTATATATGTTATAA
- the cobS gene encoding adenosylcobinamide-GDP ribazoletransferase, with amino-acid sequence MRHFITGLQFLTRLRLIEEKEWSAKNFSGSVKFFPLVGATLGILFALYTYLILEYLPTLGIHISEVIYATTMIFLWVFFTGALHCDGFMDTMDGIFSGRDREKMLVIMKDSRVGANGIVGFVLLVLFKWSLFFEIAQTNQIVTTVFLMPVIARFMMVIGITTFPYARREGLGRYFAEYVTKKTLWIAFIFTIFLVLPFGIKAYFSLVITGLFTIFFCRYVTRLLGGLTGDVYGAITELSEVIVLLAFLK; translated from the coding sequence ATGCGACATTTTATTACTGGATTACAGTTTTTAACTAGATTACGATTAATTGAAGAAAAAGAATGGTCAGCAAAAAATTTTAGTGGAAGTGTAAAATTTTTTCCTTTAGTAGGAGCTACACTTGGGATTTTATTTGCATTATATACTTATCTTATTTTAGAATATTTGCCTACTTTAGGAATTCACATTTCAGAAGTAATCTATGCAACAACAATGATTTTTTTATGGGTTTTTTTCACTGGCGCATTACACTGTGATGGTTTTATGGATACGATGGATGGAATTTTTTCTGGGCGAGACCGTGAAAAAATGCTGGTGATTATGAAGGATAGTCGTGTTGGTGCAAATGGGATTGTTGGCTTTGTACTATTGGTGTTATTTAAATGGTCATTATTCTTTGAAATCGCGCAAACAAATCAAATTGTCACGACTGTTTTTCTTATGCCAGTTATAGCAAGATTTATGATGGTTATAGGGATAACGACATTTCCTTATGCTCGACGTGAAGGATTAGGAAGATATTTTGCTGAATATGTTACAAAAAAAACTCTATGGATAGCATTTATATTTACTATATTTCTAGTATTGCCATTTGGAATCAAAGCCTATTTCAGTTTGGTGATTACAGGACTTTTTACGATCTTTTTTTGTCGATATGTTACTCGATTGTTAGGCGGATTAACAGGAGATGTCTATGGTGCGATAACTGAGCTTAGCGAAGTAATTGTACTTTTAGCTTTTTTAAAGTAG
- a CDS encoding GHMP family kinase ATP-binding protein has translation MKICVSAPGSCGELIQGTLDGQNFLVSCPINMYSNVIVTMSQVNNNSFSLEPKAELALYNTLKYLKVSDFHYSLSLYSQLPKGKGMASSSADISAICQAVAIATGKILTPNEIAKIAAQIEPTDGIFYKDLVLFDHINGMKLATLGSCPPISILIFDLGGEINTLEFNSRNDLRLLNQSKEFEIKQALKMIKKGIHEGNSSLIGQGATLSAKANQKILYKPYLQEFIEINAKYDGIGVNIAHSGTILGMMFDQVRQGKMKACLAFIKQAFPSVHFIKQVQIISGGVVVKSYGPR, from the coding sequence ATGAAGATATGTGTTTCAGCTCCCGGTTCTTGTGGAGAGTTAATTCAAGGGACCTTAGATGGGCAGAATTTTCTTGTCAGTTGTCCAATTAATATGTATTCTAACGTTATCGTTACAATGTCTCAGGTAAACAACAATAGTTTCTCTTTAGAACCGAAAGCTGAACTAGCCTTATATAATACTTTAAAATATTTAAAAGTTTCAGATTTCCACTATTCTTTATCATTATATTCACAATTGCCAAAAGGAAAGGGAATGGCTTCTAGTAGTGCTGATATTAGTGCTATTTGTCAAGCTGTAGCTATAGCAACTGGAAAAATTTTGACACCAAATGAAATTGCCAAAATCGCTGCGCAAATAGAACCAACGGATGGGATTTTCTATAAAGATCTTGTTTTATTTGATCATATAAATGGAATGAAATTAGCTACCTTGGGAAGTTGTCCACCCATTTCAATTTTAATTTTTGATTTAGGTGGTGAAATAAATACATTAGAATTTAATTCACGAAATGATTTAAGATTATTGAATCAATCTAAAGAATTTGAAATTAAGCAAGCCTTAAAAATGATAAAAAAAGGAATCCATGAAGGCAATTCCTCGCTTATTGGGCAAGGTGCTACGTTAAGTGCAAAAGCCAATCAGAAAATTTTATATAAGCCTTATTTACAAGAATTTATTGAAATTAATGCGAAATACGATGGGATTGGGGTGAACATCGCACATAGTGGTACTATTCTAGGTATGATGTTTGATCAAGTTCGTCAAGGGAAAATGAAAGCTTGTTTAGCTTTTATTAAGCAAGCTTTTCCAAGCGTTCATTTTATCAAACAAGTACAGATCATTTCAGGAGGAGTGGTAGTAAAATCATATGGACCAAGATAA
- the cobK gene encoding precorrin-6A reductase: MILILAGTQDARELAISLQQLGFSITASVISKYGEFLYENLEIKVQSQVLDAKTMRDFIVAHSITTVIDATHPYAMNVSKTSLAICETLNIPYIRYERAKTALPSYDKMSIVTDYDEAVSLAAAIGKRIFLTIGSRNLKYFAKLLGNKEYFLVARVLPDETVLHECFSMGFMPNQLILMQGPFSQTLNRELYKKYQADVIITKDSGAVGGTDTKISAAIELNIPIIMIARPKLAYKTVANTLEEVIYLLEKNKMNQ; the protein is encoded by the coding sequence ATGATTTTAATCTTAGCAGGAACTCAAGATGCACGTGAATTAGCAATTTCTTTACAGCAACTTGGATTTTCAATTACTGCTTCTGTAATTAGCAAATACGGTGAATTTCTCTATGAAAATCTAGAAATAAAAGTACAATCTCAAGTATTAGATGCTAAAACTATGCGTGATTTTATTGTTGCGCATAGTATTACAACAGTTATCGATGCAACACATCCATATGCAATGAATGTTTCCAAAACATCATTAGCTATTTGTGAGACATTGAATATCCCGTATATTCGGTATGAACGGGCTAAAACAGCCCTGCCAAGTTATGATAAAATGTCTATTGTGACTGATTATGATGAAGCGGTAAGCTTGGCTGCTGCTATAGGAAAACGAATATTTTTAACAATAGGAAGCCGTAATTTAAAGTATTTTGCTAAACTACTTGGAAATAAAGAATATTTTTTAGTGGCGAGAGTTTTGCCCGATGAAACTGTACTACATGAGTGCTTTTCTATGGGATTTATGCCAAATCAGTTGATTTTAATGCAGGGGCCTTTTTCTCAGACATTAAATCGAGAGCTCTATAAAAAATATCAAGCGGATGTGATTATCACAAAGGATAGCGGCGCGGTTGGAGGTACTGATACGAAAATCAGTGCAGCAATTGAGCTAAACATTCCAATTATTATGATTGCACGTCCAAAATTAGCGTACAAGACAGTTGCCAATACTTTAGAAGAAGTGATTTACTTATTAGAGAAAAATAAAATGAATCAATAA
- the cobC gene encoding alpha-ribazole phosphatase, giving the protein MAKIFLVRHGQTHWNLSFRYQGHADIDLTEKGLLQAEALSVALKQQKIAAVYTSDLKRAINTGQIIAKPHHLSPQILPAFKEISFGLWEGMTYNEINKKWPGCFQKFTMDAEAICIPDGESFFDVQQRTMPALRNLINKHKNEDIVIVSHGAAIRTILAGVLHMPLKYVWSIKQDNTALNIIEHYEDHVILTLMNDTHHLE; this is encoded by the coding sequence ATGGCAAAAATATTTTTAGTTAGGCATGGACAAACACATTGGAATTTATCTTTTAGATATCAAGGCCATGCAGATATCGATTTAACTGAAAAAGGGCTTTTGCAAGCGGAAGCTCTATCTGTAGCACTAAAACAGCAAAAGATTGCTGCTGTTTATACAAGTGATTTAAAAAGAGCGATAAATACTGGTCAAATTATTGCAAAGCCTCACCACTTATCACCTCAAATTCTTCCTGCTTTTAAAGAAATTTCATTTGGATTATGGGAAGGAATGACGTATAATGAAATTAATAAAAAATGGCCAGGCTGTTTTCAAAAGTTTACGATGGATGCCGAAGCTATTTGTATTCCAGATGGTGAATCCTTTTTTGATGTTCAACAGAGAACAATGCCAGCTCTTAGAAATCTTATCAATAAACATAAGAATGAAGATATTGTTATTGTTTCTCACGGTGCAGCAATACGAACAATATTAGCAGGAGTTTTACATATGCCACTGAAATATGTTTGGAGTATTAAACAAGATAATACGGCTTTAAATATTATTGAGCACTATGAAGATCATGTAATTCTTACTTTAATGAACGATACACATCACCTTGAATAA
- the cbiB gene encoding adenosylcobinamide-phosphate synthase CbiB: protein MIINIAVLAFIFDIFIGDPRSKFHPVVLIGNLISILEKFLLNSSDGKTKKRLSGMLLVISTLTIITSITWSFLHYLSNLNLWIFYLANIILLSFTISPRSLAQAGIEIRNYLLRNDLENARIKVGWIVGRDTKNLDQANITRATVETIAENIVDGIISPLCYYFIGGVVFAVFYRTVNTLDSMIAYKNDKYIDFGMFAAKLDDLFNYIPARLTAIMIIIVAFCLQFDFKQAYRSIGQDAKKHPSPNSGYSEAGVAGALGVQLGGLNYYFGTPSFRAHMGEKKNELLPMHITHTIYIMYGVTILFLVWVAAIGYFWRG from the coding sequence ATGATAATCAATATAGCTGTTCTAGCATTTATATTTGATATTTTTATTGGAGATCCGCGTAGCAAGTTTCATCCAGTAGTCTTGATTGGTAATTTAATTTCTATTTTAGAAAAATTTTTATTAAATAGTTCTGATGGAAAAACGAAAAAACGCTTATCTGGAATGCTTTTGGTGATTTCCACATTAACAATCATAACAAGTATTACCTGGAGTTTCTTACATTATTTATCTAATTTAAATTTATGGATTTTTTATTTAGCCAATATCATTTTATTAAGCTTTACGATATCGCCACGCAGTTTAGCGCAAGCTGGAATTGAGATACGAAATTATTTATTACGTAATGACTTGGAGAACGCTCGAATAAAAGTTGGTTGGATTGTCGGCAGAGATACAAAAAATCTTGATCAAGCCAATATTACACGTGCAACAGTGGAAACAATAGCTGAAAATATTGTGGATGGAATTATTTCGCCACTATGTTATTATTTTATTGGCGGTGTAGTCTTTGCTGTCTTTTATCGTACAGTAAACACTTTAGATTCAATGATTGCTTATAAAAATGATAAATACATAGACTTTGGCATGTTCGCAGCTAAATTAGATGATTTATTTAATTATATTCCGGCGAGACTTACTGCGATAATGATTATCATTGTTGCATTTTGTTTACAGTTTGATTTTAAGCAAGCCTATCGTTCAATAGGTCAAGATGCGAAAAAACATCCTAGTCCCAATAGTGGCTATAGTGAGGCTGGGGTAGCAGGAGCATTAGGAGTTCAACTTGGTGGACTAAATTATTACTTTGGTACTCCTTCTTTTCGGGCGCATATGGGAGAAAAGAAAAACGAACTACTTCCAATGCATATTACCCACACGATTTACATTATGTATGGTGTAACGATATTATTTTTAGTTTGGGTAGCAGCAATAGGTTATTTTTGGCGAGGTTAA
- a CDS encoding cobyrinate a,c-diamide synthase, with translation MSVCKIPRIIIAAAHSGSGKTTITMGIIAALKKQGFKVQAYKIGPDYIDPGYHKIASGKIVHNLDTWLLSETELEDFFINSSQNSDIAIVEGVMGLYDGGKNGISSTAEIAKKLKATVVLVLDVKSMGDSAAAIALGFKKYDPSVNIGGVILNRVGSLSHEAIIRHAMEKIKIPVLGAIYRDAGLVIPERHLGLVPTTENEIGKIVDKIASFVQDRIDLPQMIDLAKQSLPLSTSHSEPKFLEDSYEVTIGVACDEAFSFYYEESLKVLETLGAKIVYFSPLQDSQIPEVDGLIFGGGFPEMFAQQLANNQKMKQSIQAASKSGIPIYAECGGFMYLTASLCDFSNEIHPMVNIIPARCKLNTKLQTVGYVEAKSLNDNILANKGDLLRGHEFHFSSTEPIDDNFAWAFEMKKVRTGIQYKAGYAKDNILASYLHLHFIGNRQFAKKFVLQCKEFASKS, from the coding sequence ATGTCTGTTTGTAAAATTCCTCGTATTATTATTGCGGCAGCGCATAGTGGTTCTGGAAAAACTACAATTACAATGGGAATAATTGCTGCATTGAAAAAGCAAGGTTTTAAAGTGCAAGCATATAAAATCGGACCTGACTACATTGATCCAGGCTATCATAAAATTGCCAGTGGGAAAATTGTTCACAATCTTGATACTTGGCTTTTGTCTGAAACGGAATTAGAAGACTTTTTTATCAATTCCTCACAGAACTCAGATATTGCAATTGTTGAAGGTGTGATGGGGCTTTATGATGGCGGGAAAAATGGGATTAGCAGTACAGCAGAAATTGCAAAAAAACTCAAGGCGACTGTAGTTCTAGTTCTAGATGTTAAATCAATGGGCGATAGTGCAGCGGCAATTGCCTTAGGTTTTAAAAAATACGACCCCTCTGTCAATATTGGAGGCGTTATTTTAAATCGAGTAGGATCTCTATCGCATGAAGCGATTATTCGTCATGCAATGGAAAAAATTAAGATTCCTGTACTAGGCGCAATTTATCGTGATGCAGGATTAGTTATTCCTGAACGCCATTTAGGATTGGTACCAACAACAGAAAATGAGATTGGTAAAATAGTCGATAAAATTGCATCCTTTGTTCAAGACAGAATTGATTTACCGCAAATGATTGATTTAGCAAAACAAAGTCTTCCTTTAAGCACGTCTCATTCTGAACCAAAATTTTTAGAAGATTCCTATGAAGTTACCATTGGTGTAGCCTGTGATGAAGCATTTTCTTTTTACTATGAGGAGAGTTTGAAGGTTTTAGAGACTTTAGGAGCAAAGATTGTTTACTTTAGCCCTTTGCAAGATTCCCAAATCCCAGAGGTAGACGGCTTGATTTTTGGTGGAGGATTCCCTGAAATGTTTGCCCAGCAGCTGGCGAACAATCAAAAAATGAAACAAAGTATCCAAGCTGCAAGCAAGTCTGGGATACCTATTTACGCTGAATGCGGTGGCTTTATGTATTTAACGGCATCACTTTGTGATTTTTCCAATGAAATCCATCCGATGGTAAATATTATTCCTGCGCGGTGTAAATTAAATACAAAACTGCAAACGGTAGGTTACGTTGAAGCGAAAAGCTTAAATGATAATATCTTAGCGAACAAGGGGGACTTATTGCGTGGACATGAATTCCATTTTTCATCAACTGAGCCAATAGATGATAATTTTGCTTGGGCTTTTGAGATGAAAAAGGTGCGAACTGGAATCCAATATAAAGCTGGATACGCAAAAGATAATATTCTTGCTTCTTATTTACACTTGCATTTTATTGGCAATAGACAGTTTGCAAAAAAATTTGTCTTACAGTGTAAAGAGTTTGCAAGTAAATCCTAA
- a CDS encoding cobyric acid synthase, with protein MANYIMLQGTSSHVGKSVLTTALCRIFFQDGKKVVPFKAQNMALNSYVTKDGKEMGRAQVAQAEAAGLEPQVVMNPVLLKPTGNSRSQVILMGNPIGNMTANEYHNGYSLKALSTVKDCLQKLDREYDTIVIEGAGSPAEINLKANDIVNMRVAKLLNAPVLLIADIDRGGALASIVGTLELLDPDERDLIKGIIINKFRGDIRLLQPALDFLKEKTGKPVVGVLPYLDNLGIDDEDSVSLNDKNLPKETAELTVAVIKTPKISNFTDFDSLANEPDVLVKYIGKGESIGEPDLIILPGTKNTIEDLSYLYENGYAQEIKNSLKKSIPVIGICGGYQMLGQEILDPHHMESEIDCIQGLGLLTTRTIFAKSKSTYQVTASYIGKGFLGMTGVNEVLNGYEIHMGKTEFLDTTNHAFSITNQISNKVYQDGLISEDGLVLGTYIHGIFDNDLYRRSLLNALRKRKNLEPLQQITNQYAQKQQSYNRLANTVRNNLNMDLIHKIME; from the coding sequence ATGGCTAACTATATTATGTTACAAGGAACGAGTTCTCATGTAGGCAAAAGCGTATTGACAACGGCTTTGTGTAGAATTTTTTTTCAAGATGGGAAAAAGGTTGTTCCATTCAAAGCGCAAAATATGGCATTAAATTCTTATGTTACGAAAGATGGCAAAGAAATGGGACGCGCCCAAGTTGCTCAGGCTGAGGCAGCTGGATTAGAGCCGCAAGTGGTAATGAATCCTGTATTATTAAAACCAACGGGAAATTCTAGATCTCAAGTGATTTTGATGGGAAATCCTATAGGCAATATGACGGCTAATGAATATCATAATGGCTATTCATTAAAAGCTTTAAGCACGGTAAAAGACTGCCTACAAAAACTTGATCGTGAGTATGATACAATCGTAATCGAAGGTGCAGGTAGCCCAGCAGAAATCAATTTAAAAGCAAATGATATCGTTAATATGCGCGTGGCAAAATTGTTAAATGCTCCTGTGTTATTAATTGCTGATATTGATCGTGGTGGCGCTTTAGCTTCTATTGTTGGAACTCTAGAATTATTAGACCCTGATGAGCGCGATTTGATAAAAGGAATTATTATTAATAAGTTTCGCGGTGATATTCGTTTGCTTCAGCCAGCTTTAGATTTTTTAAAAGAAAAAACAGGAAAACCTGTCGTTGGTGTATTGCCATATTTAGATAATCTAGGAATTGATGATGAAGACTCAGTATCGCTTAATGATAAAAATCTTCCTAAAGAAACTGCTGAACTTACCGTTGCAGTCATTAAGACACCGAAGATATCAAACTTTACGGACTTTGACAGTCTAGCGAATGAACCTGATGTTTTAGTTAAATACATTGGAAAAGGCGAGTCAATTGGCGAGCCAGATTTAATTATTCTTCCAGGCACTAAAAATACAATTGAAGATTTATCTTATTTATATGAAAATGGATATGCGCAAGAAATTAAGAATTCTTTAAAAAAATCTATTCCGGTGATTGGTATATGCGGTGGCTATCAAATGCTTGGTCAAGAAATTCTTGATCCACATCATATGGAATCGGAAATTGATTGCATTCAGGGGCTAGGACTCCTTACTACACGAACAATTTTTGCTAAAAGCAAATCGACTTATCAGGTAACTGCATCTTATATCGGAAAAGGCTTTTTAGGAATGACTGGGGTAAATGAAGTATTAAATGGTTATGAAATTCATATGGGTAAAACAGAATTTCTAGATACGACAAACCATGCTTTTTCTATTACGAATCAAATCAGCAATAAAGTTTATCAAGATGGATTAATCAGTGAAGATGGGTTAGTATTAGGAACTTATATACATGGAATCTTTGATAATGATCTATATCGTCGTTCATTATTAAATGCCTTGAGAAAACGTAAAAATCTTGAACCGCTACAACAAATAACAAATCAATATGCGCAAAAGCAGCAAAGCTATAACAGACTAGCAAATACAGTAAGAAACAATTTAAATATGGATTTAATTCATAAAATAATGGAGTAA
- the cobU gene encoding bifunctional adenosylcobinamide kinase/adenosylcobinamide-phosphate guanylyltransferase → MAAKIILVTGGARSGKSFFAEEYAKKIGEKIAYIATAQIYDEEMKLRVEVHKNRRPLNWQTYESPFHAEVSVQNASEAHDVILFDCVTLYLSNLLLSSDTRLNSAEKYNDIAKEFEKILETAKKNNTDIILVTNEVGMGIVPENALAREYRDFAGKINQLIAARADEVYWVISGIAVDIKKLAAEQGENNG, encoded by the coding sequence ATGGCAGCAAAAATTATATTGGTAACTGGCGGTGCGAGAAGCGGGAAAAGTTTTTTTGCCGAAGAATATGCAAAAAAAATCGGTGAGAAAATTGCTTATATCGCTACGGCACAAATTTATGATGAAGAAATGAAACTGCGGGTAGAAGTGCATAAAAACCGGAGACCGCTAAATTGGCAGACGTATGAATCGCCATTTCATGCGGAAGTTAGTGTACAAAATGCTTCTGAAGCACATGATGTAATTTTATTCGATTGTGTTACTTTATATTTGAGTAATTTGTTATTATCGAGTGATACACGATTAAATTCTGCGGAAAAGTATAATGACATTGCTAAAGAATTTGAAAAAATCTTAGAAACTGCAAAAAAAAATAATACAGATATTATTTTAGTCACAAATGAAGTCGGGATGGGAATTGTTCCTGAGAATGCTCTAGCACGTGAATATCGAGATTTTGCCGGGAAAATTAATCAGTTGATTGCGGCCAGAGCAGATGAAGTTTATTGGGTGATTAGTGGTATTGCTGTTGACATAAAGAAACTAGCAGCAGAGCAGGGGGAAAACAATGGCTAA